A genomic window from Pseudomonas argentinensis includes:
- a CDS encoding ATP-binding protein encodes MRADWRRLVPIPRSLLGRMLLLTLLSVLAAQTLSSAIWLSQLRATQLEGLVTSARSLAHSMSASVRYFRSLPVAYRPMVLDQLRSMGGTRFVVSLNDRPLAMQLLPDTPRKLAVTEAVSEILRASLGNSADISVTFVSPDDLRIFNGGLKLDELPRSWAHYALTLEPVNPPVLVTQIQLAPGEWLYIASLLPEPYTSLEEPVLPTQQLWFILLSSGFLLLFIGVLVRWQSRPLKRLARAARHLSLGADIQPVEETGGKEVVEVARAFNAMRERISRYLTERAQLFSAISHDLRTPITRLRLRVELLDDEALQTKFGRDLDELELLVKGALQCVKDTDIHENIEPVDLNQLLHCLVEPCLAPAGNGRVTLHGEAQAAYLGKPLALRRCIGNLIDNALKYGHRAHLHVEDDDEAYVLHVDDEGPGVPEQRLEQVFEPHFRLAGQQQGYGLGLGIARNIAHSHGGEVSLQNMREGGLRVTLRLPRMPD; translated from the coding sequence ATGCGCGCTGACTGGCGTCGGCTGGTGCCGATTCCACGCTCCTTGCTGGGCCGCATGTTGCTGCTGACACTGCTCTCGGTGCTGGCCGCGCAAACCCTGTCCAGCGCCATCTGGCTGTCGCAGTTGCGCGCCACCCAGCTCGAGGGGCTGGTGACCTCCGCGCGCAGCCTGGCCCATTCGATGTCGGCCAGCGTGCGTTATTTCCGTTCCCTGCCGGTGGCCTACCGGCCCATGGTGCTCGACCAGCTGCGCAGCATGGGCGGCACCCGTTTCGTGGTCAGCCTCAACGACCGGCCACTGGCCATGCAGCTGTTGCCCGACACGCCGCGCAAGCTGGCGGTGACCGAGGCGGTGAGCGAAATACTGCGTGCTTCTCTGGGCAACAGCGCGGACATTTCCGTGACCTTCGTCAGCCCGGACGACCTGCGTATCTTCAATGGCGGCCTGAAGCTCGACGAGCTACCGCGTTCCTGGGCCCATTACGCCCTGACCCTGGAGCCGGTCAACCCGCCGGTGCTGGTCACCCAGATCCAGCTGGCGCCCGGCGAGTGGCTGTATATCGCTTCGCTGCTGCCCGAGCCCTACACCAGCTTGGAGGAGCCGGTGCTGCCTACCCAGCAGCTGTGGTTCATCCTGCTCAGCAGCGGTTTTCTGCTGCTGTTCATCGGCGTTCTGGTGCGCTGGCAGAGCCGCCCGCTCAAGCGCCTGGCGCGCGCCGCACGGCATCTGTCGCTGGGCGCCGATATCCAGCCGGTGGAGGAGACCGGCGGAAAGGAAGTGGTCGAGGTGGCGCGTGCCTTCAACGCCATGCGCGAGCGCATCAGCCGTTACCTGACCGAGCGCGCCCAGCTGTTCAGCGCCATTTCCCACGACCTGCGCACGCCGATCACCCGGCTGCGCCTGCGCGTCGAACTGCTCGACGACGAAGCCCTGCAGACCAAGTTCGGCCGCGACCTCGACGAGCTGGAGCTGCTGGTCAAGGGCGCCCTGCAATGCGTCAAGGACACCGACATCCACGAGAACATCGAGCCCGTGGACCTCAACCAGCTGCTGCATTGTTTGGTCGAGCCGTGCCTGGCGCCGGCGGGCAACGGCCGCGTGACCCTGCATGGCGAGGCCCAGGCGGCTTATCTCGGCAAGCCCCTGGCGCTGCGCCGCTGCATCGGCAACCTGATCGACAATGCGCTCAAGTACGGCCACCGCGCCCATCTGCATGTCGAGGATGATGACGAGGCCTACGTGCTGCACGTCGACGACGAGGGGCCGGGGGTACCCGAGCAGCGCCTCGAACAGGTGTTCGAGCCGCACTTTCGCCTGGCCGGGCAGCAGCAGGGTTATGGCCTGGGGCTCGGCATCGCGCGCAACATCGCCCACAGTCACGGCGGCGAGGTGAGCCTGCAGAACATGCGTGAAGGCGGGCTGCGGGTGACCCTGCGCCTGCCGCGGATGCCGGATTGA
- a CDS encoding response regulator encodes MRAGKSILLVDDDQDIRELLQTYLGRAGLQVRAVADGAGFREALCEGGADLVILDVMLPDEDGFSLCRWTREHQRFAQVPIIMLTASSDEADRVIGLELGADDYLGKPFSPRELLARIKALLRRVNFAQERGADVLAFDDWRLDMVSHRLFHLDGEEVLLSGADFALLKLFLDHPQQILDRDTIGNATRGREMMPLERIVDMAVSRLRQRLRDTSKPPRLIRTVRGSGYQLAAAVTAQAGNAR; translated from the coding sequence GTGAGAGCCGGAAAATCGATTCTGCTGGTCGACGACGACCAGGATATTCGTGAACTGCTGCAAACCTACCTCGGCCGCGCCGGCCTGCAGGTGCGGGCCGTGGCCGATGGTGCCGGGTTTCGCGAGGCGCTCTGCGAGGGTGGTGCGGATCTGGTGATTCTCGACGTGATGCTGCCCGACGAGGACGGCTTCAGCCTGTGCCGCTGGACCCGCGAACACCAGCGTTTCGCCCAGGTGCCGATCATCATGCTCACCGCCAGCTCCGACGAGGCCGACCGGGTCATCGGCCTGGAGCTGGGCGCCGACGATTACCTCGGCAAGCCGTTCAGCCCGCGCGAGTTGCTGGCGCGTATCAAGGCGCTGCTGCGCCGGGTGAATTTCGCCCAGGAGCGTGGCGCGGACGTGCTGGCCTTCGATGACTGGCGCCTGGACATGGTCAGCCACCGGCTGTTCCACCTCGACGGCGAGGAGGTGCTGTTGTCGGGTGCCGACTTCGCGCTGCTCAAGCTGTTTCTCGATCACCCGCAGCAGATCCTCGACCGCGACACCATCGGCAACGCCACCCGCGGGCGCGAAATGATGCCGCTCGAGCGCATCGTCGACATGGCGGTGAGTCGCCTGCGCCAGCGCCTGCGTGACACCAGCAAGCCGCCACGGCTGATCCGCACGGTGCGCGGCAGCGGCTACCAGCTGGCTGCTGCCGTGACCGCCCAGGCCGGCAATGCGCGCTGA
- a CDS encoding glucokinase yields the protein MSLALVGDIGGTNARFALWRDGGLHSVRVSATADHATVEQAIAAYLAAEGLALGEVDTICLACAGPVEVDPFRFTNNAWRIDRQAFCAELQVRELLLINDFSAMALGMTCLQDDEYITVCPGVAQPGRPAVVIGAGTGLGVGTLLALPDGSWHALPGEGGHVDLPVGSNREALIWQALHRQLGHVSAEAGALSGNGLLALYRATCAVDGQPASLQSAAQVTRAALEGEPLAVNVLELFCCLLGRVAGNNVLTLGARGGVFIAGGMVPRFANFFMASGFSRSLRDKGCMSDYFDGLPVWLVTAPYPGLVGAGVAVEQQLQRS from the coding sequence ATGAGCCTGGCCCTGGTTGGCGACATCGGCGGCACCAATGCGCGTTTCGCCCTGTGGCGCGACGGCGGCCTGCATTCGGTAAGGGTGTCGGCCACAGCTGATCACGCCACCGTCGAGCAGGCCATCGCCGCCTACCTGGCAGCCGAAGGATTGGCACTCGGCGAGGTGGACACCATCTGTCTGGCCTGCGCCGGGCCGGTGGAGGTCGATCCCTTTCGTTTCACCAACAATGCCTGGCGTATCGATCGCCAGGCGTTCTGTGCCGAGCTGCAGGTGCGCGAACTGCTGCTGATCAACGACTTTTCCGCCATGGCTCTGGGCATGACCTGCCTGCAGGACGACGAGTACATCACCGTCTGCCCGGGCGTGGCGCAGCCTGGGCGCCCGGCGGTGGTGATCGGTGCCGGCACCGGCCTGGGCGTCGGTACCCTGCTGGCGTTGCCCGATGGCAGCTGGCACGCCTTGCCGGGTGAGGGTGGCCACGTCGACCTGCCGGTGGGCAGCAACCGCGAAGCGCTGATCTGGCAGGCGCTGCATCGCCAGCTCGGCCACGTCAGCGCCGAGGCCGGTGCGCTCAGTGGCAACGGGCTGCTGGCGCTGTACCGCGCCACCTGCGCGGTGGATGGTCAGCCGGCTTCTCTGCAGAGCGCGGCCCAGGTCACCCGTGCTGCGCTGGAGGGCGAGCCGCTGGCGGTCAATGTGCTGGAGCTGTTCTGCTGCCTGCTCGGCCGTGTGGCCGGCAACAACGTGCTGACCCTGGGGGCGCGAGGCGGGGTGTTTATCGCCGGTGGTATGGTGCCGCGCTTCGCCAACTTCTTCATGGCCAGCGGCTTTTCGCGCAGCCTGCGCGACAAGGGCTGCATGAGCGATTACTTCGACGGCCTGCCGGTATGGCTGGTAACCGCGCCTTACCCAGGCCTGGTCGGCGCCGGTGTGGCGGTGGAGCAGCAGCTGCAACGGAGCTGA
- the edd gene encoding phosphogluconate dehydratase, producing the protein MHPRILEVTDRLIARSRATRERYLAQMAAADSQGPHRGALQCANFAHGVAGCGSAEDKQRLRLMNEANVGIVTAYNDMLSAHQPYEHYPELIKQALRQVGSVGQVAGGVPAMCDGVTQGEPGMELSLASREVIAMSTAVALSHNMFDAAMLLGICDKIVPGLMIGALRFGHLPMIFVPGGPMPSGIPNKEKAEVRQLYAEGKATREELLESEMKSYHSPGTCTFYGTANTNQVVMEIMGLHLPGSSFVNPYTPLRDALTAEAAHQVVRLTRQGGEYTPLCRIIDEKAIVNSVVALNATGGSTNHTLHIPAFARAAGIQLTWQDMADLSAVTPTLAKVYPNGQADVNHFHACGGVPFMVRTLLDAGLLHEDVYTVAGRGLSRYTQEPFLDGERLVWRQGPEQSLDRNILRSVPEAFSPEGGLRVLTGNLGNGVAKVSAVAPEHRVVEAPARVFETQVQLAEAFKAGELERDFVAVVRFQGPKANGMPELHKLTPYLGILQDRGFKVALVTDGRMSGASGKVPAAIHVSPEAWDGGPLARVRDGDLIRVDGVTGHLRVLVDDIVWNAREIAPRPQGTGVGCGRELFAFMRAAFSPAEEGASAFTTELDSLR; encoded by the coding sequence ATGCATCCCCGCATCCTCGAGGTAACCGACCGCCTGATCGCCCGCAGCCGCGCCACCCGTGAGCGTTATCTGGCGCAGATGGCCGCCGCCGATAGCCAGGGCCCGCACCGCGGCGCGCTGCAATGTGCCAACTTCGCCCATGGCGTGGCCGGTTGTGGTTCGGCCGAAGACAAGCAGCGCCTGCGGTTGATGAACGAAGCCAACGTCGGCATCGTCACCGCCTACAACGACATGCTCTCTGCCCACCAGCCCTACGAACACTACCCGGAATTGATCAAGCAGGCGTTGCGCCAGGTCGGCTCCGTGGGCCAGGTGGCCGGCGGTGTGCCGGCGATGTGCGACGGCGTCACCCAGGGTGAACCGGGCATGGAACTGAGCCTGGCCAGCCGCGAGGTGATCGCCATGTCCACGGCCGTGGCGCTGTCGCACAACATGTTCGATGCGGCGATGCTGCTGGGCATCTGCGACAAGATCGTGCCGGGGCTGATGATCGGCGCGCTGCGTTTCGGCCACCTGCCGATGATCTTCGTGCCGGGCGGGCCGATGCCCTCGGGCATTCCCAACAAGGAAAAGGCCGAGGTTCGCCAGCTCTACGCCGAAGGCAAGGCGACCCGCGAAGAGCTGCTCGAGTCGGAGATGAAGTCCTACCACAGCCCCGGCACCTGTACCTTCTACGGCACTGCCAATACCAATCAGGTGGTGATGGAAATCATGGGCCTGCACCTGCCGGGCTCGTCCTTCGTCAACCCGTACACGCCGCTGCGTGACGCGCTGACCGCCGAGGCGGCCCACCAGGTGGTGCGCCTGACCCGCCAGGGCGGCGAGTACACGCCGCTGTGCCGGATCATCGATGAGAAGGCCATCGTCAACTCGGTGGTGGCGCTAAACGCCACCGGCGGCTCGACCAACCACACATTGCACATTCCGGCCTTCGCCCGTGCCGCCGGTATCCAGCTGACCTGGCAGGATATGGCCGATCTGTCCGCCGTCACCCCGACGCTGGCCAAGGTCTACCCCAACGGCCAGGCCGACGTGAACCATTTCCATGCCTGCGGCGGCGTGCCGTTCATGGTACGCACGCTGCTCGACGCCGGCCTGCTGCACGAGGACGTCTACACCGTCGCCGGTCGCGGGCTGTCGCGCTACACCCAGGAGCCCTTCCTCGATGGCGAGCGCCTGGTGTGGCGCCAGGGCCCGGAGCAAAGCCTGGATCGCAACATCCTGCGCAGCGTGCCGGAAGCGTTCTCGCCCGAAGGCGGGTTGCGGGTGCTCACCGGGAACCTCGGTAACGGCGTGGCCAAGGTGTCGGCGGTAGCGCCCGAGCATCGGGTGGTCGAGGCGCCGGCACGGGTATTCGAGACCCAGGTCCAGCTGGCCGAGGCCTTCAAGGCCGGCGAGCTGGAGCGCGACTTCGTTGCCGTGGTGCGTTTCCAGGGCCCGAAGGCCAATGGCATGCCGGAGCTGCACAAGCTCACGCCGTACCTGGGCATCCTGCAGGATCGCGGCTTCAAGGTGGCGCTGGTCACCGATGGGCGGATGTCCGGCGCGTCGGGCAAGGTGCCGGCGGCCATTCATGTCAGCCCCGAGGCCTGGGATGGTGGGCCGCTGGCACGGGTGCGTGACGGTGACCTGATCCGCGTCGATGGCGTAACCGGGCATCTGCGGGTGCTGGTCGACGATATCGTCTGGAACGCCCGGGAGATCGCACCGCGCCCGCAAGGCACCGGCGTCGGCTGTGGCCGTGAGCTGTTCGCCTTTATGCGCGCCGCGTTCAGCCCTGCGGAAGAGGGCGCCAGTGCCTTTACCACCGAACTGGATTCGCTGCGATGA
- the gap gene encoding type I glyceraldehyde-3-phosphate dehydrogenase, whose amino-acid sequence MTLRIAINGFGRIGRNVLRALYTQSYREKMQVVAINDLGDSAINAHLLKYDSVHGIFDADVEVDGQNLLINGDRIAVSAIRNPADLPWKDLDVDVVFECTGLFTERDKAAAHLSAGARKVIISAPAKGADATIVYGVNEGSLRADQQIISNASCTTNCLAPVAQVLQRELGIESGLMTTIHAYTNDQNLSDVYHSDPFRARSATQSMIPTKTGAAEAVGLVLPELAGRLTGMAVRVPVINVSLVDLTIQVQRDTSVEEVNALLKAAAEKSPVLGYNTLPLVSCDFNHNPLSSIFDANHTKVNGRLVKVLAWYDNEWGFSNRMLDTCLAAHAAK is encoded by the coding sequence ATGACATTGCGAATTGCCATCAATGGTTTCGGCCGCATCGGCCGTAACGTGCTCCGGGCACTCTATACCCAGAGCTACCGCGAAAAAATGCAGGTCGTCGCCATCAACGACCTGGGCGACAGCGCCATCAATGCCCACCTGCTCAAGTACGACAGCGTACACGGCATTTTCGACGCCGACGTCGAGGTGGACGGGCAGAACCTGCTTATCAATGGTGACCGCATCGCGGTCAGCGCGATCCGTAATCCTGCCGACCTGCCATGGAAGGATCTCGACGTCGACGTGGTGTTCGAATGCACCGGCCTGTTCACCGAGCGCGACAAGGCGGCCGCCCACCTGAGTGCAGGCGCACGCAAGGTGATTATCTCGGCACCGGCCAAGGGCGCGGATGCGACCATCGTCTACGGCGTCAACGAGGGCAGCCTGCGCGCCGATCAGCAGATCATCTCCAACGCCTCCTGCACCACCAATTGCCTGGCACCGGTCGCCCAGGTGCTGCAGCGCGAACTGGGCATCGAGAGCGGGCTGATGACCACCATCCACGCCTACACCAACGACCAGAACCTCTCCGACGTCTACCATAGCGACCCCTTCCGGGCGCGTTCGGCCACCCAGTCGATGATCCCCACCAAGACCGGCGCCGCCGAAGCGGTCGGTCTGGTACTGCCGGAGCTCGCCGGGCGCCTGACCGGCATGGCGGTGCGCGTGCCGGTGATCAACGTGTCGCTGGTCGATCTGACCATCCAGGTGCAGCGCGATACCAGCGTCGAGGAGGTCAACGCCCTGCTCAAGGCGGCTGCCGAGAAATCCCCGGTACTGGGCTACAACACACTGCCGCTGGTGTCCTGCGACTTCAACCACAACCCGCTGTCGTCGATCTTCGACGCCAACCACACCAAGGTGAATGGCCGACTGGTGAAGGTGCTGGCGTGGTACGACAACGAATGGGGGTTCTCCAACCGCATGCTCGATACCTGCCTGGCAGCTCACGCCGCCAAGTGA
- the folE gene encoding GTP cyclohydrolase I FolE, whose product MDSSRNTLEQHYTAILGQLGEDVSREGLLDTPKRAAKAMQYLCNGYEKTLEEVTNGALFSSDASEMVVVKDIELYSLCEHHLLPFIGKAHVAYIPNGKVLGLSKVARIVDMYARRLQIQESLSRQIAEAVQQVTGALGVAVVIEAKHMCMMMRGVEKQNSSMVTSVMLGEFRANAATRSEFLSLVNG is encoded by the coding sequence ATGGACTCTAGCCGCAACACTCTCGAACAGCATTACACCGCCATTCTCGGCCAACTCGGCGAAGACGTTTCCCGTGAAGGCCTGCTCGACACGCCCAAGCGCGCCGCCAAGGCCATGCAGTACCTGTGCAATGGCTATGAAAAGACCCTGGAGGAAGTCACCAACGGTGCGCTGTTCAGCTCCGACGCCAGCGAGATGGTGGTGGTCAAGGATATCGAGCTGTATTCGCTGTGCGAGCATCACCTGCTGCCCTTTATCGGCAAGGCCCATGTCGCCTACATTCCCAATGGCAAGGTGCTGGGCCTGTCCAAGGTCGCGCGCATCGTCGACATGTACGCCCGCCGCCTGCAGATCCAGGAAAGCCTGAGCCGGCAGATCGCCGAAGCGGTTCAGCAGGTCACCGGTGCCCTGGGCGTGGCGGTGGTCATCGAGGCCAAGCACATGTGCATGATGATGCGCGGCGTGGAAAAGCAGAACTCCTCCATGGTCACCTCGGTGATGCTCGGCGAATTCCGCGCCAACGCCGCGACCCGCAGCGAGTTCCTGAGCCTGGTCAACGGCTGA
- a CDS encoding ABC transporter transmembrane domain-containing protein, which produces MKSFLSVRQREALRTSWAFIAPYRGRVAGALLALMFTAAITLSMGQGIKLLVDQGLATQSPEALRHSILLFFVLVLALAVGTYTRFYLVSWLGERVVADIRKRVFNHLVGLHPGFYAHNRASEIQSRLTADTTLLQSVIGSSLSMALRNLIMLVGGMILLVVTNPKLSAIVLAALPLVVAPILLFGRRVRELSRQSQDRIADVGSYVSEVLGQIKTVQAYNHQAEDRRRFGLSAEAAFDTARKRVAQRAWLITVVIVLVLGAVGVMLWVGGMDVIAGRISGGELAAFVFYSLIVGSSFGTLSEVIGELQRAAGAAERISELLAARNEIHGPLEGALTPAQPVQGRIEVQGLSFAYPTRPDSLALQGITLAVEPGETLAIVGPSGAGKSTLFDLLLRFYDPLQGSILIDGLPIKQLDPHALRENFALVSQHPALFFGSVEDNIRYGRLDASSAEVEAAARAAHAHEFIERLPQGYQTHLGDAGLGLSGGQRQRLAIARALLVDAPILLLDEATSALDAESEHLIQQALPELMRGRTTLVIAHRLATVKSADRIAVFDQGRLVALGKHAELVASNPLYARLAQLQFVEKS; this is translated from the coding sequence ATGAAATCGTTTTTGTCCGTTCGCCAGCGCGAAGCCCTGCGTACCTCATGGGCGTTCATCGCCCCTTATCGCGGGCGGGTGGCCGGTGCGCTGCTGGCACTGATGTTTACCGCCGCCATTACCTTGTCCATGGGGCAGGGCATCAAGCTGCTGGTCGACCAGGGCCTGGCTACCCAATCGCCGGAAGCGCTGCGCCATTCGATCCTGCTGTTCTTCGTGCTGGTACTGGCCCTGGCGGTGGGGACCTACACGCGCTTCTATCTGGTGTCGTGGCTGGGCGAGCGGGTGGTGGCGGATATCCGCAAGCGGGTGTTCAATCATCTGGTTGGGCTGCACCCTGGCTTCTATGCCCACAACCGCGCCTCGGAGATCCAGTCGCGGCTGACGGCCGACACCACCTTGCTGCAGTCGGTGATCGGCTCGTCGCTGTCGATGGCGCTGCGCAACCTGATCATGCTGGTTGGCGGCATGATCCTGCTGGTGGTCACCAATCCCAAGCTCAGCGCTATCGTGCTGGCCGCGTTGCCGCTGGTGGTGGCGCCGATCCTGCTGTTCGGCCGCCGCGTACGCGAGCTGTCGCGGCAGAGCCAGGACCGCATCGCCGATGTCGGCAGCTACGTCAGCGAAGTGCTCGGTCAGATCAAGACCGTGCAGGCCTACAACCACCAGGCCGAGGATCGCCGGCGTTTCGGCCTGTCCGCCGAGGCGGCGTTCGACACGGCGCGCAAACGCGTCGCCCAGCGCGCCTGGCTGATCACCGTAGTTATCGTGCTGGTGCTCGGCGCCGTAGGCGTGATGCTCTGGGTCGGCGGCATGGACGTGATCGCCGGGCGCATCAGCGGCGGCGAGCTGGCAGCCTTCGTGTTCTACAGCCTGATCGTCGGCTCCTCGTTCGGCACCCTCAGCGAGGTGATCGGTGAACTGCAGCGTGCCGCTGGCGCCGCCGAGCGGATCAGCGAACTGCTCGCTGCCCGCAACGAGATCCATGGGCCGCTCGAAGGCGCCTTGACGCCTGCGCAGCCGGTGCAAGGGCGTATCGAAGTGCAGGGCTTGTCCTTCGCCTATCCGACGCGCCCCGATAGCCTGGCGCTGCAAGGCATCACCCTGGCGGTCGAGCCAGGTGAAACCCTAGCCATCGTCGGGCCGTCCGGGGCCGGCAAGTCGACGCTGTTCGACCTGCTGCTGCGCTTCTACGACCCGTTGCAGGGGAGCATCCTGATCGATGGCCTGCCGATCAAGCAGCTCGATCCGCACGCGTTGCGCGAGAATTTTGCCCTGGTCTCCCAGCACCCGGCGTTGTTCTTCGGCAGCGTGGAAGACAACATCCGCTATGGCCGGCTGGACGCCAGCAGCGCCGAAGTGGAGGCCGCCGCACGTGCCGCCCATGCCCACGAATTTATCGAGCGCTTGCCCCAGGGCTATCAGACCCACCTGGGTGATGCCGGCCTGGGGCTTTCTGGCGGCCAGCGGCAGCGCCTGGCGATTGCCCGGGCACTGCTGGTGGATGCGCCGATCCTGCTGCTCGACGAAGCCACCAGCGCCCTGGATGCGGAGAGCGAACACCTGATCCAGCAGGCGCTGCCCGAGCTGATGCGCGGGCGCACCACCCTGGTGATCGCCCATCGCCTGGCCACGGTAAAGAGCGCCGACCGCATCGCGGTCTTCGATCAGGGACGGTTGGTGGCGCTGGGCAAACATGCCGAACTGGTCGCCAGCAATCCGCTGTATGCGCGGCTGGCGCAGTTGCAGTTCGTGGAGAAGAGCTAG
- the pcaC gene encoding 4-carboxymuconolactone decarboxylase, which translates to MDEKQRYDAGMQVRRAVLGDAHVDRSLEKLTPFNEEFQEMITRHAWGDIWTRPGLPRHTRSLITIAMLIGMNREGELKLHLKAARNNGVTREEVKEVIMQSAIYCGIPAANATFHLAEELWDQVGVESLNKA; encoded by the coding sequence ATGGATGAGAAACAACGCTACGACGCCGGCATGCAGGTGCGCCGCGCCGTGCTGGGCGATGCCCATGTCGACCGCAGCCTGGAAAAGCTGACGCCGTTCAACGAGGAATTCCAGGAGATGATCACCCGCCATGCCTGGGGCGATATCTGGACGCGCCCCGGCCTGCCGCGCCATACCCGCAGCCTGATCACCATCGCCATGCTGATCGGGATGAACCGCGAGGGTGAATTGAAGCTGCACCTCAAGGCCGCCAGGAACAACGGCGTGACCCGTGAGGAGGTGAAGGAAGTGATCATGCAGAGCGCGATCTACTGCGGCATTCCCGCGGCCAACGCCACCTTCCACCTGGCTGAAGAACTGTGGGACCAAGTCGGCGTCGAGTCGCTGAACAAGGCCTGA
- the pcaD gene encoding 3-oxoadipate enol-lactonase — protein MPVVSLADGDLNYLLEGPADAPVLVLSNSLGTNLHMWDAQIPTFTRHFRVLRYDTRGHGQSLVTPGFYSIEQNGRDVLALLDALNIDKAHFCGLSMGGLIGQWLAINAASRLDRLVLCNTGAKIGTDEVWNTRIDTVLKGGEKAMRDLRNASIERWFTAPFAKERPEKVEPIVTMLAQTSPQGYAGNCAAVRDADFREQIASITAPTLIVCGTGDAVTTPEHGRFMQARIPGAELVEFDAAHLSNVQAGELFTGRVLSFLQTN, from the coding sequence ATGCCTGTGGTATCCCTCGCCGATGGCGACCTGAATTACCTGCTCGAAGGCCCCGCCGACGCACCGGTGCTGGTGCTCTCCAATTCGCTGGGCACCAACCTGCATATGTGGGACGCGCAGATCCCCACCTTTACCCGGCATTTCCGGGTGCTGCGCTACGACACCCGTGGCCATGGCCAGTCGCTGGTCACGCCGGGCTTCTACAGCATCGAGCAGAACGGCCGCGACGTGCTGGCGCTGCTGGATGCGCTGAATATCGACAAGGCGCATTTCTGCGGCCTGTCCATGGGCGGGCTGATCGGCCAGTGGCTGGCGATCAACGCCGCCTCGCGCCTGGATCGCCTGGTGCTGTGCAACACCGGCGCGAAGATCGGCACCGACGAGGTGTGGAACACCCGCATCGATACCGTGCTCAAGGGCGGCGAGAAGGCCATGCGTGACCTGCGCAATGCCTCCATCGAACGCTGGTTCACCGCGCCGTTCGCCAAGGAGCGGCCAGAAAAGGTCGAGCCCATCGTCACCATGCTGGCGCAGACCTCGCCCCAGGGCTACGCCGGCAATTGTGCGGCGGTGCGCGATGCCGATTTCCGCGAGCAGATCGCCTCCATCACGGCACCGACCCTGATCGTCTGCGGTACCGGTGATGCGGTGACTACTCCAGAGCATGGCCGCTTCATGCAGGCCCGTATTCCGGGCGCCGAGCTGGTCGAGTTCGACGCCGCGCATCTGTCCAACGTGCAGGCCGGTGAGCTGTTCACCGGGCGCGTGCTGAGCTTTCTGCAAACCAATTGA